Proteins encoded by one window of Sorex araneus isolate mSorAra2 chromosome 3, mSorAra2.pri, whole genome shotgun sequence:
- the LOC105943523 gene encoding putative olfactory receptor 8G3, giving the protein MGSGNDSTVTEFILTGLTDRPELQLPLLLFFLGTYMFTAVGNLGMIILVNLSSNLHTPMYYLLSSLSFIDFCQSTIIIPKMLVNFVTEKNIISYPECMTQLYFFVIFAIAECHMLAAMAYDRYVAICSPLLYNVIMSPHICFLLTMAVYILGIIGSSIHTGFMLRLSFCKANVVNHYFCDLFPLLELSCSSIHINELLVLLLSAFNIMIPVLTILASYIFIIASILRIRSAEGRSKAFSTCSSHVMAVMIFYGSGTFMYLQPSSVSSMDQGKVSSVFYTIVVPMLNPLIYSLRNKDVKLALLKILDYRKQL; this is encoded by the coding sequence ATGGGTTCTGGAAATGATTCCACAGTGACTGAGTTCATCCTCACTGGGCTGACAGACCGGCCAGAACTCCAACTAccactcctcctcttcttcctcggAACCTACATGTTCACTGCGGTGGGGAACCTGGGCATGATCATTCTAGTCAACCTCAGTTCTaacctccacacccccatgtactatTTACTCAGCAGCTTGTCCTTCATTGATTTCTGTCAATCCACTATAATTATCCCCAAAATGCTGGTGAATTTTGTGACTGAGAAAAACATCATCTCCTACCCAGAATGCATGACTCAGCtctatttctttgtcatttttgcTATTGCAGAGTGTCACATGTTAGCTGCCATGGCATATGACCGTTATGTTGCCATTTGTAGCCCCTTGCTCTATAATGTCATCATGTCCCCTCACATCTGCTTCCTGCTCACCATGGCAGTTTATATTTTGGGCATCATTGGCTCTTCAATCCATACAGGCTTTATGTTAAGACTGTCTTTCTGTAAGGCCAATGTGGTCAACCATTATTTCTGTGATCTCTTTCCACTCTTAGAGCTATCCTGTTCCAGCATCCACATCAATGAATTATTGGTTCTCTTACTGAGTGCATTTAACATCATGATACCTGTATTAACAATCCTTGCTTCCTATATCTTCATTATTGCTAGCATCCTCCGCATTCGCTCTGCAGAGGGCAGGTCCAAAGCCTTCAGCACCTGCAGCTCCCACGTGATGGCGGTCATGATCTTCTATGGCTCTGGAACCTTCATGTACCTGCAGCCATCATCTGTGAGTTCCATGGACCAAGGCAAAGTGTCTTCTGTGTTTTATACCATTGTTGTACCCATGTTGAACCCCCTGATCTACAGTCTGCGAAATAAGGATGTCAAATTAgctctgttgaaaattctggacTATAGAAAACAATTATGA
- the LOC101544242 gene encoding putative olfactory receptor 8G3 yields the protein MGTGNDSTVTEFILTGLTDRPELQLPLLLLFLGIYVFTAVGNLGMIILVSLSSNLHTPMYYFLSSLSFIDFCQSTIITPKMLVNFVTEKNVISYPECMTQLYFFVIFAIAESHMLASMAYDRYVAICSPLLYNTIVSPHICFLLTMGVYILGIIGSSIHTGFMLRLSFCKANVVNHYFCDLFPLLELSCSSIHINELLVLLLSAFNILVPALIILASYVFIIASILRIRSAEGRSKAFSTCSSHVMVVMVFYGSATFMYLQPPSVSSMDQGKVSSVFYTIVVPMLNPLIYSLRNKDVKLALWKLLDCRKQ from the coding sequence atgggcactggaAATGATTCCACAGTGACTGAGTTCATCCTCACTGGACTGACAGACCGGCCAGAACTCCAACTaccgctcctcctcctcttcctcggaATCTATGTGTTCACTGCAGTGGGAAACCTGGGCATGATCATCCTCGTCAGCCTCAGTTCTAACcttcacacccccatgtactatTTCCTCAGCAGCTTGTCCTTTATTGATTTCTGTCAATCCACTATCATTACCCCCAAAATGCTGGTGAATTTTGTGACTGAGAAAAACGTCATCTCCTACCCAGAATGCATGACTCAGCtctatttctttgtcatttttgcTATTGCAGAGAGCCACATGTTAGCCTCTATGGCATATGACCGCTATGTTGCCATCTGTAGCCCCTTGCTCTATAATACCATTGTGTCCCCTCACATCTGCTTCCTGCTCACCATGGGAGTTTATATTTTGGGCATCATTGGCTCTTCAATCCATACAGGCTTTATGTTAAGACTGTCTTTCTGTAAGGCCAATGTGGTCAACCATTATTTCTGTGATCTCTTTCCACTCTTAGAGCTATCCTGTTCCAGCATCCACATCAATGAATTATTGGTTCTCTTACTGAGTGCATTTAATATCCTGGTACCTGCATTGATAATCCTTGCTTCCTATGTCTTCATCATTGCTAGCATCCTCCGCATTCGCTCTGCAGAGGGCAGGTCCAAAGCCTTCAGTACCTGCAGCTCCCACGTGATGGTGGTCATGGTCTTCTATGGCTCTGCAACCTTCATGTACCTGCAGCCACCATCTGTGAGCTCCATGGACCAAGGCAAAGTGTCTTCTGTGTTTTACACCATTGTCGTACCCATGCTGAACCCCCTGATCTACAGTCTTCGGAATAAGGATGTCAAGTTAGCGCTGTGGAAATTACTAGACTGTAGAAAACAATAA